In the genome of Vicia villosa cultivar HV-30 ecotype Madison, WI linkage group LG7, Vvil1.0, whole genome shotgun sequence, one region contains:
- the LOC131619312 gene encoding uncharacterized protein LOC131619312 gives MKDHIAESFWKNKDVGYSFSNFVGASGGIITLWKEVSITVLCSFVGAGYMGIKAKWKNDLYYIINAYSSCDIYKKEQLWRDLLLLKGNFIDGEWIIDEDFNAIKHRRERKGRSSIDYSSESNAFAEFIDHCNLIDVPCKGKSFSWYSGDGRSMSRLDRFFVADSIINKWGVVGQRICSRDISNHFPIWLVKDNEDWGPKSFKINNEWFTFKSFIPFVEKSWKEIVIEGRSDFVLKEKFRILKERLRWWNRETFWRIDLEVEEEVTEMNKRDTLLEVVDEGDLINIIKGRKEASSRFWLNLRIKENMLIQKSRLSWLNEGDSNSGFFHKVMKERRRHNHIGPIISSRGLLESVNEVKEEVFSHFACKFEETDRNRLSL, from the coding sequence ATGAAGGACCATATTGCTGAAAGTTTTTGGAAGAACAAAGATGTTGGCTATTCTTTCTCTAATTTTGTTGGAGCGTCAGGAGGCATTATCACGCTTTGGAAGGAGGTTTCGATAACGGTTCTATGTAGTTTTGTTGGAGCGGGTTATATGGGCATAAAGGCGAAATGGAAAAATGACTTGTATTATATTATAAATGCCTATTCCTCTTGTGACATTTATAAGAAAGAACAGCTATGGAGAGATTTGTTGTTACTTAAAGGCAATTTTATAGATGGGGAATGGATTATTGACGAAGACTTCAACGCAATCAAACATCGTAGAGAGAGGAAAGGGAGGTCCTCTATTGATTATTCTTCCGAATCTAATGCTTTTGCGGAATTCATTGACCATTGTAATTTGATTGACGTCCCTTGTAAAGGTAAAAGCTTTTCATGGTATAGTGGGGATGGGCGTTCTATGAGTAGATTAGATCGGTTTTTCGTGGCGGATTCCATTATCAACAAGTGGGGTGTGGTTGGTCAACGAATTTGTTCGCGGGATATTTCCAACCATTTTCCTATTTGGCTTGTCAAGGATAACGAAGATTGGGGGCCGAAATCTTTTAAAATCAACAATGAATGGTTCACATTCAAGTCGTTTATTCCTTTTGTTGAAAAATCTTGGAAGGAAATAGTTATAGAAGGAAGGAGTGATTTTGTCCTAAAGGAGAAGTTTCGAATTCTTAAAGAGAGATTAAGGTGGTGGAATAGAGAGACTTTTTGGAGGATTGATTTAGAGGTGGAAGAAGAGGTGACGGAGATGAACAAGAGAGACACTTTGTTAGAAGTGGTTGATGAAGGAgatttgattaatattatcaaAGGTAGGAAAGAGGCATCAAGTCGATTTTGGTTGAACTTGAGGATCAAAGAGAATATGCTCATCCAAAAGTCTAGATTATCATGGCTCAATGAGGGAGATTCTAATAGCGGTTTTTTTCATAAGGTGATGAAAGAAAGGAGAAGGCATAATCACATAGGTCCCATTATCTCTTCTAGGGGCTTGTTAGAATCGGTCAATGAGGTCAAGGAGGAAGTTTTTTCTCACTTCGCTTGTAAATTTGAGGAGACGGATCGGAATAGGCTTTCTTTATAA